TTCAACATTGTTCATTCTTTTTGCCCGTTCTAATCTGTAAGGAAGATTATCAACGGCAATGACCCGTTTAGCGCCCTTCATCCAGGCGAATTTTTGAGCCATTAACCCTACTGGTCCACAGCCAAGCACCACTACAGTATCATCACTTTTTACGTTGGCATTTTCAATGCTCCAATACGCAGTAGGCAATACATCTGACATAAACAGCAAGGCTTCATCCTCAAGCTCGACAGGTTCAGGAATGACAAACGGCATGAAATTTCCAAACGGCACTCTTAAGTATTCAGCCTGCCCGCCAGGGTGATTCCCATACCTCTCTGTAAATCCAAAGTAACCGCCTGTATCAATTTCCGGATTGGAATTTGAATTATCACACTGGCTTTCAAGGTCGTGTTTGCAATAGAAGCAGCTTCCGCAGGAAATATTAAATGGGATGACAACTCTGTCGCCTTTTTTAACTTTTGTTACTTCTGGTCCGACTTCCTCTACAATCCCCATCGGTTCATGGCCAACTACATAGTCTTTTTCAGCAGGAAGGGCTCCTTGGTAAATATGTAAATCTGATCCGCAAATGGCCGTTGAGGTAATTTTGACAATGATATCGTCCTTTTTCTGAAGCACGGCATCCGGAACTTCCTTCACTTCCATTTCCTTCATTCCCTGAAATGTGACAGCTTTCAATTTAACAACCTCCTGTATAGTGATAGTTTTGATATACCCGCTGAAAGATAGAATAAAATGAAAAAAGAGAAAAATGAGTCTTTCGTCTGCCTTTTTTACGTGGTTCTTTCTCAGTATTTGATAATTCTTCTTGAAATATAAAAAAAGAACAGCGTCCCTTATAAAAGGACGCTGTTCAAATAGTATTTCATTTCTCGTTTTCATTGGGTTCCTCAACAAGATGCTTCAGCATAGACAGCTTGTTATTCCAGAATTGCTCGTAATAGGAAAGCCATTCATGTAATTCCGCAAGCGGCTCCGGATGAAGCCTGTACCTTTTTTCTCTTCCTGTTTTTCTTCCGCTTACAAGTTCAGCCTCGGAAAGAATGTGAAGATGTTTGGCAATCGCTGTTCGGGTTACTCGAAAATGGCTTGTGATTTCTGAGATCGGCATCTCTTTTTCTGCAAGCAGCTTTAACACTTCTCGTCGCGTTGGGTCAGCGATAGCCTGAAAAACATCATATTTTTGTGCAGAAGATGACACTAGTTTCCAACAACCTCTCCCAGGCGTTCGATAATCTTTATCCAGCCATGATTCATGCGGTCACGAATGACAGAGGCTTTTTCATTGGCTTTTGGCAGAATCGTGTCTGGTTGCTTCCAGCCGCCATGGATAAGGGTAAACTCCGTTTTACCATCCATTTCTTTCAATAGGAAAGTGACGATCCAGCCATCTGTATCCCATGTGAATGAAAGCCGGTGAGGGGGCTCCAGTTGGATCACTTTACATGGTGACGGGCCGAACGGAGATTGCAAGTGAAATTCATGCCCAACTTCGGGCTGAAAATCATTGGGCATAAACCATGCGGCAATTCCTTCAGAGGTGGAAACGGCATCCCATACTTTTTCAATGGGAGCGTTGTAGACAACGGTCTGTGTAATGTCCTGCAAATTAGTTTGATTCATCATGTATTCTCCTTATCATAAATATAAAACCAAATGGTTTCGCATTTGATTATATAAAACCATTTGGTTTCATGTCAATGAATTTATTTTGTCAAAGTAAATAAAAACCATACCGTATAATCGAATAAAACGGAGGATTTGAGATGATCAGTCTGCAACGTAAAATACCAAATGATTTACAGAATTTCATTGCTTACTTTACCCGAAACTTGGTCAATGAATTCGGCGATATTATCAGCGGAAATGGCTGAATTTACAATTCTGAATCTATGCAGAATCATCTGTTCTTTAGAAACAAAGGAAATCGTTTCAAAAATAGAAGCTGCTGAACGACTTCTCCTTAAACTCCCAGAAAAGTGGCACCGAATAATGAAAGAAGAATCATAATAAAAAATCAAGAAGAATCTTTATACAAGAATCGTCTGCATAGAGCAATTGACTGCCAAGGTTTTTTAAAATATGCCATTGAATACTGTCAGCTTCATTATTTTAGGGAGCAAAAATAGGTCTGTGTTCGTACTAAGGCTTATTTAATTTCTGTACTTACTGGAGAGAATCTACCCAAACCCCATAGGGAAAAACTCATCAAAAAGGTGATTCCCGCACACTGCCAGAACAAATCTTCATGCATTTTGCTATCGCAGCATCTTCAGTCATAGGAATATGGAAACGAAGGATCTATTCTGGGTGTATTAAGCTCAGCATAAGAAATAGGAAACCCGAGATATAAAGGGAAGGCATGTTGCAATTCCTCAGGAGACGTTATTTAATTCGCTACCTGCAAATTGAGAAATCCACACTAATAAGGCTGAATAAATAAAAAAGAGTAGGTCTAATTTTAGATGCTTCATTTAGAAGCGCCTCCAATAGTGTGGGATTAGTTATATTTGAAATATTAAGAATAGATTGACAATTATCTTCAAACATATGGTAATATAAAAAAGTGGAAATATTACAATTAAATGACAAAAAGGGGGAATTTTACTAGTGAGAATGAGTAAAAGTTTATTTGTAGTGATGCTGCTTGCTCTTATCATGATTATTTCTGCATGTGGCGGAAACGATGCAACATCGGGTTCCGGCGGTGGCTCTGGGCCAAAAACGCTGCGGATTTTAACAGGCGGAACGGGTGGTACATATTACCCTCTTGGCGGATCGTTTGGAGATATTATTACTGATAGCACAGATTACAAGGCAACTGTTCAGTCATCAGGAGCTTCTGTAGAAAACATGCAAACTTTAAAAAGCGGAGACGCTGAAATAGCATTCTCTCAGACAGATATTGCGACATATGCTTTAAAAGGGGAAAGTATGTTTAAAGATAACAAGATTGATAACGTGCTTGGACTTGGCACGCTATATAACGAAACAGTTCAATTAATTACTACGGAAAAAAGCGGAATTAAATCTGTTGCAGATCTAAAAGGAAAAAAGGTTTCCGTTGGAGCGATCGGTTCCGGTGCTTATCTAAATGCTACTCAAGTTCTTGAAGTTCATGGTTTGACAGTGGATGATATTCAGGCACAAAATCTGTCATTTGATGAGTCAACAGAAGGAATTCAAGGCGGAAGCATTGATGCAGCATTTGTAACAGCCGGAACACCGACTGCGGCAGTTGAAACCCTTTCAGCTCAAAACGAAGTCGTTGTTGTTCCTCTTGAAGCTGACAAAGTGAAAGAGCTTATCGAAAAATATCCTTTCTACTCAGAGGAGGTTATTCCAAACGGCACATACAAGATTGGTGAAGACGTTCATACAGTAGCTGTTAAAGCGATGCTTGTTGTTCAAGATGAGCTTGATGAGAATCTCGTATATGACATCACAAAATCAATTTTTGAAAACACAGATAAAATCGCTCATGCAAAAGGAAAATTAATCAAAGCAGATACTGCACTTGAAGGAATCGGTGACTTAAAGCTGCATCCGGGTGCAGAGAAATATTTCAAAGAAAAAGGCGTATTGAAATAATGGTTTAAGGGATAGGCCGCAGCGAAACTGCGGTCTATCGCTTAATTTTGGAGGAAAGTGGGATGAAAAAAAAGCTAATATACGTTTTCATGCTTTTCATCACTATTCTTTTCATCCTTTTTATCCCGTTTAAGAATACCGTAGCTTTTCATTACGAAGACACCAGCAAATTATTGGCTTACCTATCTGTTAAAGATATGGACACTTTTCAAATAAAGTACACACATTCCATTCATCTGACAGATGTCATTGAAACGTATGAATTATCGAATAAGCAAATCAAACAAATAGAGCTTTCATATGACACGTTTGCAGTAGGCATGCCTTCAGGACCTGAGGGAGATGAGATTTTTGAGAGAAAGGGTGGCCAATATATCATGTCAAATATGAACCGGACATTCCCGTTTATTGATCTCAGCACTGGACAGGTAGTAGCCAATCATAGAGTGGTTTCTAAAGGTCAAGAATATGAATTGAAAAAGTATATAAAACCTGGTACCTGGGTCAGAATCAGCTATGAAACTATGAATCTTTTTCAGCTTATGAGAGGAGTGAAAATGAATGAAAGATGAAGAAGTTAAATTTTTATCACTTGAAGAACAACAGGAAATTCTTGAAAAGTACGATCCGGAAGCTGCAACAAGAAAGCTCACAGGAATCATGGGATGGATTGCTTTCCTCGGTTTGCTCTCATTCTCCATTTTTCAATTGTACACAGCTATTTTTTCCGTTTTTACTGCTCAAATTCAGCGTTCCGTTCATTTAGGATTTGCATTGGCGCTAATTTTTCTATTATTCCCTTTAAGTAAGAAAAAGAAAGAAACTGGCAAGTGGCAAGTTGGCTGGTACGATATCGTGCTTGCTCTTCTCAGTATTGCTGTAGGTGCATATTGGCCGCTTTTTATGGAAGATATCGCAATGCGGGTTGGAATCCTAACGACAACTGACTTTGCAATTGGAATTATAGCAATTCTGCTAGTACTCGAAGCAACAAGAAGAGCAGTTGGGCTTCCTATTACCATTATTGCGGTTATTTTTATGCTTTACGGAATTTTCGGACAATATATGCCGGGATTTCTTCAGCATGGGGGCTTGAGTCTTGAGCGATTGGTACAGACAATGTTTTTCACAACAGAAGGTATCTTAGGAACTCCGCTTGGGGTTTCGGCAACATTTATTTTCTTGTTTCTGCTATTCGGTTCGTTCTTAATTCAAACTGGTGTAGGCCAATATTTTAATGATCTATCAGCTGTAATCGCTGGAAAAAGAGTAGGCGGACCGGCTAAAGTAGCTATTTTTTCAAGTGCCCTGCAAGGCACAATAAGCGGAAGCTCAGTTGCGAACGTTGTAACCTCTGGGGCATTCACCATTCCTATGATGAAAAAATTAGGATATAAAAAGGATTTTGCGGGTGCTGTTGAAGCCGCATCTTCAACTGGTGGACAATTAATGCCGCCAATCATGGGAGCCGCTGCTTTCTTGATGGTCGAGTTTATTGGAAATGGCATCACTTACTGGGACATTGCAAAGGCTGCAGCTATTCCAGCTATCCTTTATTTCACTGGCATCTGGATCATGACACATTTTGAAGCGAAACGATTAGGACTGCGGGGACTAACAGAAGAAGAAATGCCTAATCGTAAAGAAGTCGCGAAGAAAATCTACCTTTTGCTTCCGATTTTAGCGATTATCATCTTGTTAATGACAGGTATTCCAGTTATGCATGCTGCACTTTATTCCATTTTAATCGCCATCGTAGCCGGATTTATAAATAAAGAAACAAGAATGGGTCCCAAAGCTATCATTTTAGCATTGGTAGATGGGGCGAGAACAGCTTTGTCTGTAGCGGCGGCCACTGCAGCTGCTGGTATTATTGTTGGGATAGTAACGAAAACAGGACTTGGGCTAACATTGGCAAATGGATTAATTGACCTTGCACAGGGCTACATTATTCCAACGCTGATTTTCACAATGATCGCATCTTTAATCTTGGGAATGGGATCACCAACAACGGCAAACTATGTCATCACATCAACCATAGCAGCTCCTGTTATCATTTTCCTGGGCTATCCGGATTTAGCTGCACATCTCTTTGTTTTCTATTTTGGAATCATTGCGGATATTACACCGCCGGTGGCACTTGCAGCTTTTGCTGCTGCTGGAGTATCCGGAGGAGAGCCTATTCGTACAGGGAT
The window above is part of the Metabacillus dongyingensis genome. Proteins encoded here:
- a CDS encoding TAXI family TRAP transporter solute-binding subunit, coding for MRMSKSLFVVMLLALIMIISACGGNDATSGSGGGSGPKTLRILTGGTGGTYYPLGGSFGDIITDSTDYKATVQSSGASVENMQTLKSGDAEIAFSQTDIATYALKGESMFKDNKIDNVLGLGTLYNETVQLITTEKSGIKSVADLKGKKVSVGAIGSGAYLNATQVLEVHGLTVDDIQAQNLSFDESTEGIQGGSIDAAFVTAGTPTAAVETLSAQNEVVVVPLEADKVKELIEKYPFYSEEVIPNGTYKIGEDVHTVAVKAMLVVQDELDENLVYDITKSIFENTDKIAHAKGKLIKADTALEGIGDLKLHPGAEKYFKEKGVLK
- a CDS encoding SRPBCC family protein, with the protein product MMNQTNLQDITQTVVYNAPIEKVWDAVSTSEGIAAWFMPNDFQPEVGHEFHLQSPFGPSPCKVIQLEPPHRLSFTWDTDGWIVTFLLKEMDGKTEFTLIHGGWKQPDTILPKANEKASVIRDRMNHGWIKIIERLGEVVGN
- a CDS encoding ArsR/SmtB family transcription factor gives rise to the protein MSSSAQKYDVFQAIADPTRREVLKLLAEKEMPISEITSHFRVTRTAIAKHLHILSEAELVSGRKTGREKRYRLHPEPLAELHEWLSYYEQFWNNKLSMLKHLVEEPNENEK
- a CDS encoding zinc-dependent alcohol dehydrogenase — protein: MKAVTFQGMKEMEVKEVPDAVLQKKDDIIVKITSTAICGSDLHIYQGALPAEKDYVVGHEPMGIVEEVGPEVTKVKKGDRVVIPFNISCGSCFYCKHDLESQCDNSNSNPEIDTGGYFGFTERYGNHPGGQAEYLRVPFGNFMPFVIPEPVELEDEALLFMSDVLPTAYWSIENANVKSDDTVVVLGCGPVGLMAQKFAWMKGAKRVIAVDNLPYRLERAKRMNNVEIINFEDFKDTGSHIKELTSGGADAVIDCVGMDGKKSALEEIGQKLKLQGGTLSPFEIAMNAVRKFGTIQLTGVYGSKYNMFPLGNIFERNINLKMGQAPVIHYMPMLFDMITSGKLDPTEIVTHKVPLSKASEAYKIFNDHEDDCVKVVLKP
- a CDS encoding aminoglycoside adenylyltransferase domain-containing protein — its product is MAEFTILNLCRIICSLETKEIVSKIEAAERLLLKLPEKWHRIMKEES
- a CDS encoding DUF1850 domain-containing protein, giving the protein MKKKLIYVFMLFITILFILFIPFKNTVAFHYEDTSKLLAYLSVKDMDTFQIKYTHSIHLTDVIETYELSNKQIKQIELSYDTFAVGMPSGPEGDEIFERKGGQYIMSNMNRTFPFIDLSTGQVVANHRVVSKGQEYELKKYIKPGTWVRISYETMNLFQLMRGVKMNER
- a CDS encoding TRAP transporter permease, which codes for MKDEEVKFLSLEEQQEILEKYDPEAATRKLTGIMGWIAFLGLLSFSIFQLYTAIFSVFTAQIQRSVHLGFALALIFLLFPLSKKKKETGKWQVGWYDIVLALLSIAVGAYWPLFMEDIAMRVGILTTTDFAIGIIAILLVLEATRRAVGLPITIIAVIFMLYGIFGQYMPGFLQHGGLSLERLVQTMFFTTEGILGTPLGVSATFIFLFLLFGSFLIQTGVGQYFNDLSAVIAGKRVGGPAKVAIFSSALQGTISGSSVANVVTSGAFTIPMMKKLGYKKDFAGAVEAASSTGGQLMPPIMGAAAFLMVEFIGNGITYWDIAKAAAIPAILYFTGIWIMTHFEAKRLGLRGLTEEEMPNRKEVAKKIYLLLPILAIIILLMTGIPVMHAALYSILIAIVAGFINKETRMGPKAIILALVDGARTALSVAAATAAAGIIVGIVTKTGLGLTLANGLIDLAQGYIIPTLIFTMIASLILGMGSPTTANYVITSTIAAPVIIFLGYPDLAAHLFVFYFGIIADITPPVALAAFAAAGVSGGEPIRTGIQSSKLAIAAFIIPYIFVLSPEMLLIDTTVPEVIWVVFTAVTGMIAIGAGIIGYWMRPMNWIERVLAIIAGLLLIYPEGISDVAGLIMFAGLFAAQFFMNRDKDQKIVQQA